A genomic region of Phragmites australis chromosome 2, lpPhrAust1.1, whole genome shotgun sequence contains the following coding sequences:
- the LOC133909937 gene encoding small polypeptide DEVIL 4-like, producing the protein MKLIGSSKRRGGMGKALKEHKARLHIIRRCVIMLLCWDD; encoded by the coding sequence ATGAAGCTTATTGGGAGCAgcaagaggagaggagggatgGGCAAGGCTCTCAAGGAGCACAAGGCGAGGCTCCACATCATCCGGCGATGCGTCATCATGCTCCTCTGCTGGGATGACTAG